GACCATCGCCGCGCGCGACGGCCACAGCGTCGGACGCAGGTTCGGGTCGAACGAAATCGTCCTGCCTGCTCCACGCATTTCGCGGGCCAGGTGGAACGCGAGTTCGCGCGAACTCGCCGAGATCGCCGGGGCGACGCCGGTCAGATGCAAATGACGCGCGCTCAGCACGTAATCGGCGACGTAGTCGTCGACTGACAAATGGCTCGCCGCCGAGCCCTTGCGGAAGTATTCGACCGCCGGATCGCTGCCGTCGTCGTTCTTCGATTTCAGCTGAAAGCCGGTCGGATAGCGTGCGTCCGTGCTCACGCAGCGCTGATCGATGCCCTCTTTGGTCAGCGTATCGCGCACGTACTGGCCGAATGAATCGTCACCGACACGGCTCATCCAGCCCACGCTGAAGCCGAGCCGGGACAAGCCGATCGCGACGTTCAGATCCGCGCCGGCGATGCGCTTCGTGAATCGCCCGACGCTCGCGAGTGGGCCGGTTTCGGCGGCGACGAACATCGCCATCGCTTCGCCGTAGGTGATCACATCGAGGATGGGGTCCGGGTGGGTCATGCTGTGCTCCTGGTGGTGCTTCCGATGCGGGTGATTCGTCATGCCGCGTCGCGCGCCTACACTCGTGCGAGCCAGTTCACATAACGCGCGGCATCCGCGTCGATCCGGCTCGGGTCGAACGGAAACTCGATGCCGCGCGGTACATCGCGCGGCAGGCGCTCGAGGAGCGCGCGGAATGACGCGTCATCGTCGGCCGGCGCGCTCGCGAAGCGCCGCGCGCCCTCGCCCGCGATGGTCTTGCAGTGGATGTACTCGACATGCGGTGCGAGCTGCGGCGCGATGTCGAGCGGCGCGACGTCGACCCATGCCCAGTTGCCGGTATCGAAAGTCATGCCGAGCGCGCCCGCGTGGCCTTCGCGCGCGAGCGCGTCGAACAGCCCGACGAACTGCTCGGGCGAGCCTCCCTGCGCCAGTTGCCCGTTTTCGACGACGACCCGTGGATGCGCGCCGCTCCCGGTGCCAGAGCCGACCTGCGCGGCGATGGCCGCGCCGTCAGCGTCGTCCGCGAAGCCACCGAGTTGCAGCTTGACGAAGCGCGCGCCGAGCGCGGACGCCTGGTCGAGCGCGATCCGCAGTGCATCGGTATCGAGCCGGCCGTGCGCCGCGTACAACGATGCCGGCGTCGAAAACACCGACCACAGACCTAGATCCGTCAACGCCGCGCCGAGCGCACGCAACGGTTGCGGGTGCGCGTCCGCGTCACTCGCGAACAGTTCGCGGCGCACTTCGAACCCGGCCGCGCCGGCCCGCTTTGCCGCCCGTGCCCATTTCAGGTGACCGTCGACGCGTACCGCGTTCATGCCGAACGCGCTGGCGACGATCACGATCTCCACTGCATCAGCCATGTCGAATTTGCTCAATTCTCTCGTGGAGTGCGCTTTGGAACCGGTTCCAAACGCACTTTGAAAAAAAGCGCCGAGGCGCTGCGATGTGCAAATGATGCGCGGTGCCGCCCGCGCACACCATAGAGGAAATCCCGAAGTGCGACGGGTGTGCGGCGAGCATAAAGCGAGGCACGCGGGCTGCCCGCACACGTTCACAGTTGCCCCGGCGACACGCGGCGAGCGCTCGACTCAGCCGCCCCCGTCCGCGACGCACATCGCCAGAAACTGCTCGACCACCCGAGACGGTGCGCTCGCATGCGGCACCAGAATCGACAGCCGCCGCGTCAGCGGCTGCGGCCTGAGCGACATCAGCTGCAGCGCACCGTCCTCGTGGCGCATCGACATCGCCGACACGAAGCCGACGCCCATGCCGGCCCGCACCGCCTCTTTCACCCCTTCAACCCCGGCGATCTCGAGCGCGACACGCATCGGCACGCCCGCGCGGGCGAACTCGCGCTCGACCGTCTGTCGCACGCCCGAGCCTTCCTCGCGCAGCACCAGCGGATACCCGCCGAACGCGGCCAGCTCGATGCGCCCGCCGCTGTCGGCCTGCGCGAGCGGATGCGCACGCGGCATGATCGCGACGATCTCGTCCTCGCGCCAAGCGTGCACGAGCGTGTCCGGCGGCAGATCGTTGCCGGCTGGGCCCTCGATCATCGCGATATCCACCGAACCGAGCGCGCCGACGATCTCGGCCGTGTTGCCGTTGGCGGTATGCACGCTCACGTCCGGGTAGCGGCGATGGAATTCGGCGATCAGGTACGGCAGCAGGTAGCTGGCCGGTGTCGTACTCGCGCCGATCCGCAAGGTGCCCTGCTCGAGACCGCGCAGCGCGTCGCGATAGGCATGGGCCTGCCGCCAGGTGTCGCGCAGCCGCGCCGCATAGCTGGCGAGCTGCTCGCCGGCGGGCGTCAGCCGCACGCCGCGGCCATCACGCTGATACAGCGGCTCGCCGAACTCGTCCTGCAGCTGCCTGAGCTGCCCGGACACCGCCGGCTGCGACAGATGCAGCGCCACCGCCGCCCGGCTGATGTTGCGATGTTCGGCGACGGTGGCGAACGTTATAAGTTGGTCCGGGGTCATCTCAATTAAGTATCAGTTCATCCGATATTTCACATTCTAAATGATGATTTTTCATATCGTTATATCTAATTTAGGATTAGTCCCGTTGCCGCTCCCGCAGTCTCATGCAGTCCTTTCGAAGTCAGGCACCCGACCATGTCCACGCCCACCGTTCCGCTTCCCGCCGCCTCCCCCGCGCTGTCCACCCGTGGCCAGCTCAACGGCGTACTGTTCGTTGCGCTATTCGCGGCCGCCGTCACGCGCATCGCGGCGATTCCGGCGATTGCGGGTCTCGGCCTGAGTCCGCTGATCGTCGGCATCGTCGCCGGTGCGATCTACGGCAACGCACTGCGCGACGGCATGCCGGCCAGCTGGGCGGCCGGGGTCAACTTCTCGGCGCGCAAGCTGCTGCGTATTGCGGTCGCGTTCTTCGGCTTGCGCGTGAGCTTGCAGGAAATCGCGCAGGTCGGGCTGCCCGGTCTCGCGCAATCGGTGCTGATCGTGGTCAGCACGCTCGTGATCGGCACCTGGGCCGGCATGAAAATCATGAAGCTCGATCGCGACACCGCGCTGCTGACGGCGGCCGGCAGCGCGATCTGCGGCGCAGCCGCGGTGCTCGCGTTCGAGTCGACGCTGCAATCGAAGCCGCACAAGAGCGCGATGGCGGTTGGCAGCGTCGTGCTGTTCGGCACGCTGTCGATGTTCCTGTACCCGGTGTTGTTCAGGGCCGGCTGGCTGCACCTCGATACGGTCGGCGCCGGCCTGTTCTTCGGCGGCACGATCCACGAGGTCGCGCAGGTGGTCGGCGCGGCGAGCAACGTGAGCCCGGAAGCGACGCATATCGCGACGATCGTCAAGATGACCCGCGTGATGCTGCTCGTGCCGGTATTGCTGGTCGTGGGCCTGTGGGTGAACCGCGCCGCTCGCGGCGCGAAGGATGCCGGCACGGACGGCGCCGCGCCGCGCAAGCTGGCGATCCCCTGGTTCGCGCTCGGCTTTCTCGCCTGCGTCGTGATCAACTCGCTGCACGTACTGCCGCAAAGCGCCACCTCGACGCTGAACCTCGTCGACACCTTCGCGCTGACGATGGCCATGACCGCGCTCGGCATCGAAACGCGAGTCTCGCAGATCCGCGAAGCGGGCCCGCGCGCGCTGACCACTGGCCTGATTCTGTACGTGTGGCTGATCGCCGGCGGACTGGGCATCACATCGACCGTCCAGCACCTGTTCCGCTGAGCCGTCGCCGGCTTCCCCGCCTTTCCCGACACCCCGCCGCGCGCGGGGTTTTGCGCTTTCTGGCGCACCATCCGGGCCGATCACACGGCATACTCGTTGCTGCGAATTTTGCTCCCGCAACCCGCCCGTGCGCGACGTCCGCGTCGGGCCACCGGAATGAGGATCGATCGATGAGCCTGGAACTGTACTACTGGGACGGCCTGCAAGGCCGCGGCGAATTCGTGCGGCTCGCGCTGGAGGAAGCCGGCGTCGCCTATGTCGAAGTCGCACGCGGTAAACCGTCGAAGGGCCAAGGCACCGAAGCGATGATGGCGGTGATGCAAAGCCCCGACGAACCCTATCCGCCGTTCGCGCCACCGTTTCTGAAAGACGGCGATCTGGTGATCTCGCAGACCGCCAACATCCTGTTCTATCTCGGCCCGCGACTCAACCTCGCGCCGACGGTGGAGAGTCTGCGCTATGTCGCGAACGGCCTGCAGCTGACGATCGCCGACGTCGTCACCGAAGCGCACGACACCCACCATCCGCTCGCGAGCGGCCGCTACTACGAGGAGCAGAAAGACGCGGCGCAGGTGCGTGCGCACGATTTCATCGACCATCGGATTCCGAAGTTCATGTCGTATTTCGAGCGCGTACTCGCGCAGAATCCGGCCGGCGACAGCTTCATGGTCGGCGACACGCTGAGCTACGTCGACCTGTCGATGT
Above is a window of Paraburkholderia sprentiae WSM5005 DNA encoding:
- a CDS encoding LysR family transcriptional regulator → MTPDQLITFATVAEHRNISRAAVALHLSQPAVSGQLRQLQDEFGEPLYQRDGRGVRLTPAGEQLASYAARLRDTWRQAHAYRDALRGLEQGTLRIGASTTPASYLLPYLIAEFHRRYPDVSVHTANGNTAEIVGALGSVDIAMIEGPAGNDLPPDTLVHAWREDEIVAIMPRAHPLAQADSGGRIELAAFGGYPLVLREEGSGVRQTVEREFARAGVPMRVALEIAGVEGVKEAVRAGMGVGFVSAMSMRHEDGALQLMSLRPQPLTRRLSILVPHASAPSRVVEQFLAMCVADGGG
- a CDS encoding YeiH family protein, which gives rise to MSTPTVPLPAASPALSTRGQLNGVLFVALFAAAVTRIAAIPAIAGLGLSPLIVGIVAGAIYGNALRDGMPASWAAGVNFSARKLLRIAVAFFGLRVSLQEIAQVGLPGLAQSVLIVVSTLVIGTWAGMKIMKLDRDTALLTAAGSAICGAAAVLAFESTLQSKPHKSAMAVGSVVLFGTLSMFLYPVLFRAGWLHLDTVGAGLFFGGTIHEVAQVVGAASNVSPEATHIATIVKMTRVMLLVPVLLVVGLWVNRAARGAKDAGTDGAAPRKLAIPWFALGFLACVVINSLHVLPQSATSTLNLVDTFALTMAMTALGIETRVSQIREAGPRALTTGLILYVWLIAGGLGITSTVQHLFR
- a CDS encoding sugar kinase, with the protein product MTHPDPILDVITYGEAMAMFVAAETGPLASVGRFTKRIAGADLNVAIGLSRLGFSVGWMSRVGDDSFGQYVRDTLTKEGIDQRCVSTDARYPTGFQLKSKNDDGSDPAVEYFRKGSAASHLSVDDYVADYVLSARHLHLTGVAPAISASSRELAFHLAREMRGAGRTISFDPNLRPTLWPSRAAMVEGLNALAALADWVLPGIGEGEILTGYSQPEDIATFYLERGARGVIVKLGAQGAYYRTATDAATITGRPVANVVDTVGAGDGFAVGVISALLEGRTLARAVARGNRIGALAIQVIGDSEGLPSRAELDALELAEVSGIASAA
- a CDS encoding glutathione S-transferase produces the protein MSLELYYWDGLQGRGEFVRLALEEAGVAYVEVARGKPSKGQGTEAMMAVMQSPDEPYPPFAPPFLKDGDLVISQTANILFYLGPRLNLAPTVESLRYVANGLQLTIADVVTEAHDTHHPLASGRYYEEQKDAAQVRAHDFIDHRIPKFMSYFERVLAQNPAGDSFMVGDTLSYVDLSMFQLIDGLLYAFPRALKRFGEHYPRLAALHDRVIARPNIAAYLDSDRRIAHNESGIFRHYPELDRAAT
- a CDS encoding TIM barrel protein, giving the protein MADAVEIVIVASAFGMNAVRVDGHLKWARAAKRAGAAGFEVRRELFASDADAHPQPLRALGAALTDLGLWSVFSTPASLYAAHGRLDTDALRIALDQASALGARFVKLQLGGFADDADGAAIAAQVGSGTGSGAHPRVVVENGQLAQGGSPEQFVGLFDALAREGHAGALGMTFDTGNWAWVDVAPLDIAPQLAPHVEYIHCKTIAGEGARRFASAPADDDASFRALLERLPRDVPRGIEFPFDPSRIDADAARYVNWLARV